The genomic window acaacatgctgaccttgaccttagtcgttcacctgctactacctccctaatgctagtTTTAAGGATTGTACCTGCGCCATCtagtaaactacactttgtttatgtgtttctttgtttggttgttttggggcagggtttcattgtttaagagccctagatgtcccataagctactctgtggtccagtttggcctcaacatcaaaggtgcccctgcctctcttgagATTTAGGACTGTGCTACCCTGCTCAACTCTGGTTTAATTATAAGACAGATCCTCACTCCATAGGCTTTActggtttttgaattatttatttagatgagggtagccttgaactcactgacccagtcaaccttggactcctgaggggatggattaaaggtgtgtgccacaaaacccaagatagagctgcttttttaagatgattgattttatggggagtggtgcttgtgtacaaataggaatgGATAACCCTCACAGGCCTGCTGCCCTAGCAGGTCAGAATGAGGTTTCAGGTTGGCTGGAACTGTAATCACAGATCATTTCAAGCCACCACATagatgataggaatagaagattGACAGGTGCTCACACTTTCTAAAGCAACCCTTCAGCCCACGTCCCACTCTAGATTACATCTCCTTGAGGAAGGTTTTTTGGCTGATCCTAGTTGACTTACTCTCTGCATCCTTGGGAGCCAAGGGCACCatctccctcacaccctcctttttccttttgctttcgtCCATTTAGGAAGCAGGCTTTGTAGAGATCACACAATACTACAGCTTACAATTTAGATGAACATGACCATGAACTGAGCATCTTATCTCAGGGatgtcccagcatccttgctgcatgccccatcttgtctgctgcaaagagagttgTAGTTAGAATTCCTGTATGTGGGTTAGCTCCCGACCATCTGAGTACATGCAGAACCCTGGCTAGTATAGTAATGGGGTCAAGCTATGCTCCGGCACCACCTCTAGAGTGGTTGATGCTGAAATTTATTGACCGAGCATCCACTTCATTCCTTGAGCTTCAATGTATAGTCCTGTCTCTGATATAGCAATCTGTTCCAAATCCAGtgaaaaagaatatcttccaattatgtcgtgtctctcatcaaaaaccaattaaacccttacctgatgcaaactctggtcacatgaataaaagcaaacaacaaatagttattcataacaataatcctagccataagaaggtttctgaggctgaaggattcctagaattggacctctaaaacaaccttggattcagagcatgacatggtcactggtacaacttgaaaactgaatagatcttatgcaaatgaaggaataaatgtacccacatggtgttgtatggtgtattaacaaatggaatgttttttatttatccaagaaacttttgggtgtgtttgtgtgtgtgaatgacgatGAGTGGGAAATTTGTTATCACAAGTCCTTCTGATTCAATGAGTGAAATGATTACAACTTTGATGTATAATTTAAAGGGTGGAGATTAAACCGGGAAATCCAATTCCGGTTTGGGTTTGAAGGGTGTGGCTACaatagggaggggcaagcagagatGTATATAAAGGCTTCCATGGAGCCACATATCACAGTCAGAGGCTTGCATCTTAGAAAACTCCCTGATTCGGCTGGGATTTGGCAATATATCTGCATTGCTCAACTGGTatgtaaaccattttttttccttgggtcATGCAGTTTGATATAGAGAAATTCAGACTCGTTAGGAGGAACCTGTTGAGGATCTTGGGTttcattgcaaatgaaattttagccTCATCACCAATAATATCCCATGATAGCTTGTGTATATATCCCATTACtttgcctgatataactgtttgagacaaggattctgtATGCTGTTCCAACTCTCTTTGAGCTGGCCATGTGCCTCCAGGTAAGCTACAAATCAGACAATCTGATTAAAATGCTCCTTCATGTTTCCCCTTCACTgtaatggtctttatttttttgtgagaccCTGGATTACACTGTAGACCTGTAAGCCAGGTACCTTTGATATCCTTCCACATCATATAGGTGAAATGACACATGTGATTTACTCATGTGTTTTGCCTTAGCTTTTCCATTGCCTCTTTTACACACAAGTTTGCTCTGTGGACATATTCTACTTCCCAGACACAGGTAAGATTCAATCTTGTAGAAATGCACTgaagtcattctgttttctgggaattaatcttgatccataactcatggatttacattggtatgtttgtttcctcggtttctttttgtttgcataggtttgagatattttattttgtttttgagaaagggtcctacataaaatattttgatctgacaattatgtgaatatttgcttgatataaagacttccacattatcattgtgggagcctctctttccactaccagtttaggttaaacaggcaaattgatttctctgttactgttagagcattagctcagaagcttagtggttgatataatgttgaggaagttgaattaagtttgtcttgaacgtgtattccgttctgacttcttggcaggagtcttttgactcgagactttagaagatgagtattcagaccgcagccacactcaagaagctggcaattcagtctctggtgagagatgaggctttggccatatcctctctggaggatctcccctctgtactcttcccagcactgttcaaggaggctttcagtggcagacaaaacaagctcataaaggcaatgttggcagcctggcctttcccctgtctccctgtggggGCATTGATGAAGACGTCTCAACTGGAAATGTTGCAAGCTGTGCTAGATGGAATAGACATGAGACTGACTAAAGGGTTTCACCCCAGGTGAGCAAAGGTCAAGTATTATATAAGAGACCATGTGGGGTACACAGTAGAGATTGTGGGGTCATTGCGAATGGCTTCTGATGGGATCACCAGACAGTGATTCAGGAACCTCATAGTTATTGTGTGCTTGGACTAAGGACAGTTATCAGTGGATTAGGGCTTTGATCCAAGCAGCCTCACAGTAGAATGTGCCTATCTATCCCTGCCATTCCTAAAACCATTAATAACGGGAATAGGGAGAAATAATGAGtaacttagaggaaggaaagtggtcagggccacacatgcagctcagagaaaattgtgcagcatgcatgtgtgcacattgcactgttgtttaaaaaatatacagcttgGCAGGCTGAGGGGTATTTCACTATAGAGTCACTTAGTGAAACCTTACTGGGGGTCATCGCGGCTGCTGATACTTGACATGTGTTCACCCTCAGCAGGGGAAAACTTCAGGTTCTGGACCTGAGGAATGTGCACCATGCCTTTTGGAACATATGGGCTGGTACAGAGGACGAtagctgttcttcagagcccttggatgagaagccagtagtgaaggtccttcccagatatgcagtgaggaggcagctgaaggtggtagctgagttgtgcctcaggccacgccttgatgaagcacaagcagccttcttgaagtgggcccagcagagaaaggactccctacatttgtgttgtgcaaagatgaagatctgggctatgcccatggactttatcagcaagatcttgaatatatttcatccagAGCATATTGAGGAATTGGAACTGAACACTCAGTGGAATTTGTACAAGCTGGCCGAATTTACTTCCTGCTTTGGGcagatgagaaatctttgcaaactcttcctggcacccctctacaagaacgtcttcaagattgccaataggacaggagacagagaagagcagtatatccaggagttcatatctgtcttctccaaattcaattgtctccagcatctctccatgagtggtgtccatttcctcaaagaccacatgaatcaggtcctcagatgagcaaggatggaggactgggtcagctagcagagcaaattttcctcttccattttaaatATTAGTGGTCCAGGGTGCCTGTCTGTCAGTCACTGGGAACAAACATTTAGGGGCTCCTTAGAATATGTAAGTAATGTGTAGTGAATCCAAGTCTTAAATGAGCATTCTTGAAGCAGAGGACAAAAGGGACATAAGGAGTAGGTCAGATATGGTCAGGAGGACTggaaattcttcttggaatcataggcaaacaatccatcaaaaaggggacaggaagggttgaatgtacttagatcttgagggactcagcagcaatgtgagaaggtgagctgtctgcttagatctttgggcacagccttccctctccccctacttctccgtgagtgaaatgcttgaccctcagtagggctgagtgcatgagacaagagggagtgtgggcatctgcatgatagcatgagtgactgtggagaggtcagggtgcaatgcagcattgactgaggccacaggtcatgtccttagatcctgtcaggactctcctggcatgaaacttcctccttgttatcctgggttttatagggtataatggttttctgcttgagactatggccagcagatcaagtgtgggtttgacttcactaagctgattccaaaaggaagcatctcagataatatctgtgatcatttgctcacactcagcttggggtccctgttcccttctaagacattgaaaagcccaccccatgctctccatcaccatttgccagaactaaccctctggtccccttcatctctaggcacctgatgacgccactgagctccctttctgtcactcactaccaactttcacagtcagacttggattccttctcccactgccagagtgtctttcagctaaaacatctggaaatgagaggtgtggttctaacagatttggatctgatgcctatgaaatgtctcctccaaaaagtggcagatactctagaaactatggattttcagggatgtaggatgaaggactcccagctcattgccctcttacctgccctcacacattgctctcagctcaccaagatcaacttctacaacaattgcttctccatgcccatcctgaaggaccttttggagcacacagtcaactggagcaagatgaatgtggaacaataccctgcccctctggagtgctatgataggttggctcatgtctccagagtaagatttgcccaactttgtctgcagctcctggaaactctcagggcaataaggcagaccaagaacatctcctttgctacagatAATTGTCCTAAATGTGGTGAGTGCTGTGTCTATGGCCAAGGTgcgagattttgtttttgctggcactGAGCATGGATACAGGACTTCCTGATGTAAATAACGGACAGGACTGGGACACATCTCTCATGCATGGTGGTCAGAGACTGTGACTTCAGACACTTTATACATGCTTGGAAACAAAAGACTGTACAAGAACTGAGAtcctggaagctgagcttggcatgggaaacaatctgttggactgtgtgaacagaggacttgtggagtcaggatgacaacttggctgttttgagtgacttctgccaggacagattaagagatgctttgtaatggacttgccaacttttgttctgaactgtaatgtcatgtcaataaacagaaccacgcttctttttttagatgtcattcctggtgtgtaactagcataaagtatctacctttaatcattctgcaacaaataccctctggagagggtcaaaatgaacacatggatgccagacatgtaatgattcaaaatcctgggtacatggataatgttataagctaaggtgattcacatatggatctctaggttagcatgtgctgaagaagaattcataagaacagcctacatgtctctcacacttcttttttattccttcccatccctcctctccctgcctgctattcaacttcacaggccttgttgctttgaacctttgaacttgctccatgcttgcccacagcaaactcctttcatgctctacagacagacaaccaatcaaagaagccaaaccccACGTATTAAAGGAGGTGACTCCTGTTTTAATAGTACATTTTGCTAGAAAAGAGGGCCAAAGTTTGGTTTCAGCACTTTTATCATCAGATGCCTCCAGCTGGAACTCAAGCTTCAGGTGGTAGGTCCATCTCTTCAGATATCTGTGGATCCTGGCTTTTACACATTATGcacaatacacatgcatatacaccaaaatgaaaagtcttaaaaagccctccatttcacaaatatttcacaaaatgaactaatttattaAACTGAGGTTGCTTGAGTTGTGTGTGTCTCCAATGATTTTCCCCTACAGCACACTGTGAAGAGAATATGTGAAGTTTCAGGTGTATTAATTGAGCTTAGTTTTTGAGCAGCAGCCAGCTAGTGTTGGGCTCCAATGGTTCAATCTCCTTGAGACCTTATGAGActaggttggttgattctgtaggttttcttctggtgtccgtgaactctctgactccttcaatattccctctagtcttccacaagattccctgaactttgtctaatatttgtctgtgggtctctgcatctgttttggtcagtggctgggtgaaacctctcaaaagatagttattctaggattctatttagagaatatcattaataatgtcagggctcttgaactcattgtaaaaggtgacacttcctgaacagaacacccatagatcaGGCACTAAGACCAAAACATTTCAagtgtgacctcaagaaagtagaaatcctAAGTAAGGCAAATACAGCTTCAGTAGGTCAAAACAGTAccctaaataatggcaaaaatatcttcaccagctgtacattcgacagagggttgatatcaatcaatgtaaatacctcaagaaattagacatcaataacccaatactccatttaaaaaaaaaatggagtacagaattcaacaaagaattttcaacaggaaagctctaattgccaggatatacttaaggaaatatccaacattcctaggaaaatgcaaattgtaaggagtctgagattcctttctatacacatgagcatggcTAGGATAAAAACTGAAATGAGCGCACTTGCaggtgaggatttggagcaagggagacaatcttgcatttctggtgagtgtgtaaatttgcacaccatatttggaaatcatgctgggtgattatcacaaataattttacttcaaggcccagttatacaattcctggccataaactcaaaacTTCTTCTGCCATAGcacaagaacacttgctcaacttcattcatagcacctttattcataataatcagaaaatgttagcacaccacctgtctctcactgaagagtggataaggaaaatcatgtacatttctgtcatggaatactaatcatatattaaaaataaggattataatgcaattttcaggaaaatagatagaactcgaaaatatcaattcttagtgaggtcattgtgacccagaagaatgtgcatgctatgtactcactaatacatggatattagccatagaaTAATGGAAaagcatgctacaatccaaacactcaaagaaactaagtaagattagggccctaggtaagatgaatgaatctcactaggtaaggtaaatagaatgtatattactagtggttgatcagagggaactgtatgggtgctggtatgggacacaaagagaggtatggaaatcaagtgtgttgggaggagccgcctccactgtgctgggagagagaaatacaatccatttgggggcatctcaggtacaagacagacacacaggatggggcaggctcctgggagtatatgggagtgaccttggctggaaactcaggagctggggatagggagattgaaagtggccacttcctgtagtcaggcatgatttccagtggggggaaggtaacagcaacccaccaacaaaaccttccatctaaaattttccctgcctacaatatgtgcaggtataaacctggagctgagtttgaaagaatagccaactatagactggagaaacatgaggattaacccAAGTCAGAAAGCCAAACTCTGACACTCTTGATGATACTTGGTTGTGCTTAAGAAcagaatcctagcataactgtcatacaagaatcttcatccagcatctgttggcaccagaaggatatgcacagcaaaacattaggcagaattcagagagagttggggaaaagtcaaaaggaggattgagggagtcagatggtgtcaatttaccacaaggagatcaagagaacCAAGTTTCCTGAACTCATTGGGgtttatcagagactgaaccacccaccatcaaagagcatgcaaggtctagacctaggctccctggacatatggagcagatgcgaatcttgggcttattgcatgtctcataaaaaccagacagcagggtttctcttattcaacttcatgtacttccatgggaaacttttcccctagctgggcttccttgtctggccccagtgggcacGGATATATTTAGAGCTGATGTAAATTGGTGTGCCAGGGCATTGTGGAAACTGCTGGGGGTAGGGCAtgtgtgcctcttcttctctggggagaatgGGAGCAGGAAATGAGGGGGGAAGAGTCACAGGGTAGGTATGGgaagaaagcaacttcaggatgtgatcaggtggtaaagcgaatacacaaatgaattaatgaaaacccaaagaaatgatagatagggagctagatatatttcacagttaaatgttgcctactgcaaactaaatataaacacattctatctgaaatatggtagcaacatgttttcttaagcctcatatttacactaaaaatcattaaatatggtAATTTTGATATACATTAATGTAATGAGGATTGTGAAGCTTTGTGGCTACTGTTAGTATATACTTATACCTGataattaacatatgtaaattattcaaacaatgttgtttcagtcagacatcatgctacatatataaatagttaagtttatatttattttattttactctgcccactgcacatttttttctttttcctctcttttcttttctttttttaaaattagatgtattctttatttacatttctttttgggggagggctttggatttgtttttttcaagacagggtttctttgtagagccatggctgtcctggaatgcactctgaagaccaggctggccaagaactcagaaatctgcctgcctctgcctcccaggtcctgggattaaaggtgtgctccatcattgtctggcctttatttacatttcaaatgttttctccttgcctggatcaccccctcccaaaagtcccattagacctcttccctccccctgttccccaatcgaacGCCTCCTTTAtccttgtcctgatattcccctacactgctgtattgagcctttccaggaccagggccttctccttcattctccttgTGTTAcaagacattttatgaaaaaattattttcagtaaaggaaaagcAATGTAAAGGGGATGGAGATATAACTGAGCATTTTAGAGTACTGGATTCTCTAACGAATACATCCGGTTcatttgcctgcttatatgttgcagcttctgtgtcctgtattcccactgctcttaactgctgaaccatacattcagtaaatatgaggtaaacatgatcaaggatcagcttggcacatagtctacagataagccaacaagacaggagctagacaggtAAAAGGCTCTTACCACACAAGGATGCAGAGGTATGGACTCTTTACTTTGCATGTAGCCTAGGTTATAGATGGAAACTCTTTTATCAAGGCAGCCATAAAATTAGTGCTGGGGTTCAATACTGGAAAGGATCTCAGTATCCAAATGTGAGAAGAAATATAGTAGAGTCCTAGAAActtgaaggttgtgagctgtATCACTCTTGATTATGAGAGCACCTGCAACATGGAGAAGGCCAGTGACTCGTTAAGGTGAGCCCCAGTCTTAAGGACAGTTTCTTCACAACCTTAGAACTGGCAAGCCTGCCCCTGAGATTACTCAGTAGGCACTTCTGGAAGAAAGTTACCAGATATTCACAGGTTGAGGAGCAAGCCTAATTGTTGCCAGTGTCCTGTGATagccaaatttctgaagaaaatgttggGAGAAGCCGTTCTCAGAAGTTCCACTGGATTCCAAGCCTGTAGtctgtggcttctgcctgttaaatccaattgacaatcaaggaagttaatggtagctcacagctttgggcagcaaacaggtgttctgagtcacacaatgttccttccaagttcctacaggtgtagctcaggggtgaCAACAGAAAGGAATTGTGTGTGCAAGGAAGATGTGAGTGGCTATATTCTAAGGTCAcaactgtgaagcagctgctacACATTCATTGGTGCTAGAGGGCAGCAAGCTACCAGAATAATATCTCAGAGCACCAGATCAACAAAGGGGCTGGAGTATGTtggccagagaaagaacagggcttaGCAGCAGGATCACATCCTCAGGCAAGTCCAGAGGAAACCCTCAAGGGcagaagtcacataaacaaacaaacaagaaacaaaccaaaacaagaaaacctgccaggctccccaacctcctactctgacaatcatgcaacagaaggccaaagtcaccaggacagggctcctagcactttggagaaacCATGCAGACTAAACATAAGAATCTACTGTGCCCCACCCTTTGCATGAACTTCTTCAAGGACACCCAGGACATGCTCCGCAGAGGGACACAGGTCAATCACCGAAAATCGCTCCAAATAAGCTTGCAGGAATATAATAGGATCTGGAATCTATTCCCTCCCACTGAGTACAAAGCCTGGACCTGAACAAAGCCCCTTTCCCACCCTTGGGTGTTTTGGCAAAAGCCTACATTGTGTCTAAGGCTGGAAATTTATCAGGCTCagtaaaaatgagtcattatctttatctttgaccagaggtacttttaactcttccattaagaactatagtgctgagtaacttatcaaggtcagtggtagcccctaggctccataattccctgtgcatcagtgccatccagctcaatgtctcttttaccttggacccaatttacactgaaattctttctttccagtatggatttctccttgcttttcccaagagacatcctcagctctttggagaaacctgttttctcttgaccaaCGGGATTAGAACCTTCACTGggtttcattcatgaaaactagGTCGAGAGACTGAGCTGCCAATTTATCACTGAGCTACAATTATTGGTATTTGGTTGGGAGAGACAGAATCACATTGTGTAGGCTAGGTAGAGTCAGTTTGgagccatccttcttcagtctcctgaagcttTATTTCACCACCTTCCTGGATCAGCTCTCATGCTGTTCTGTACTTGATAACTGTCTTGCTACATTTGTATATTGGTGTACCAGCAGCAGAGCATGCGTGTAGATGGGGGAGGACTCAAAACTgcagtggtttctctccttcctcccgaGGGCCCCATTACTGAACTCAGCACTTACTTGGGCGTCAAGTGCTATTGCTctttgggccatctcactggaccttaagctctctggaggattttcttttagaattgtgttttgggtaatttttgctttgcttgattgcttgtctggttttgggttgtttggttgtttggttatttggttggtttttgaaacggatggtctgtttaacatgtctctttcttcctgaactcagtctgaacaacatgctgaccttgaccttagtcgttcacctgctactacctccctaatgctagtTGTAAGGATTGTACCTGCGCCATCtagtaaactacactttgtttatgtgtttctttgttttgttgttttggggcagggtttcattgtttaagagccctagatgtcccataagctactctgtggtccagtttggcctcaacatcaaaggtgcccctgcctctcttgagatttaggtctgtgctaccctgctcagctctggtttaattataagacagatcctcactccataggctttactggtttttgaattatttatttagatgagggtagccttgaactcactgacccagtcaaccttggactcctgaggggatggattaaaggtgtgtgccacaaaacccaagatagagctgctgttttaagatgattgattttatggggagtggtgcttgtgtacaaataggaatgGATAACCCTCACAGGCCTGCTGCCCTAGCAAGTCAGAATGAGGTTTCATGTTGGCTGGAACTGTAATCACAGATCATTTCAAGCCACCACATAGATGATAGGAATATAAGATTGACAGGTGCTCACACTTTCTAAAGCAACCCTTCAGCCCACGACCCACTCTATATTACATCTCCTTGAGGAAGGTTTTTTGGCTGATCCTAGTTgacttactctctgcttccttgggagccaagggcaccatctccctcacaccctcctttttccttttgctttcgtCCATTTAGGAAGCAGGCTTTGTAGAGATCACACAATACTACGGCTTACAATTTAGATGAACATGACCATGAACTGAGCATCCTATCTCAGGGatgtcccagcatccttgctgcatgccccatcttgtctgctgcaaagagTGTTGTAGGTAGAATTCCTGTATGTGGGGTAGCTCCCGACCATCTGAGTACATGCAGAACC from Apodemus sylvaticus chromosome 11, mApoSyl1.1, whole genome shotgun sequence includes these protein-coding regions:
- the LOC127696296 gene encoding PRAME family member 8-like; the protein is MSIQTAATLKKLAIQSLVRDEALAISSLEDLPSVLFPALFKEAFSGRQNKLIKAMLAAWPFPCLPVGALMKTSQLEMLQAVLDGIDMRLTKGFHPSRGKLQVLDLRNVHHAFWNIWAGTEDDSCSSEPLDEKPVVKVLPRYAVRRQLKVVAELCLRPRLDEAQAAFLKWAQQRKDSLHLCCAKMKIWAMPMDFISKILNIFHPEHIEELELNTQWNLYKLAEFTSCFGQMRNLCKLFLAPLYKNVFKIANRTGDREEQYIQEFISVFSKFNCLQHLSMSGVHFLKDHMNQVLRCLMTPLSSLSVTHYQLSQSDLDSFSHCQSVFQLKHLEMRGVVLTDLDLMPMKCLLQKVADTLETMDFQGCRMKDSQLIALLPALTHCSQLTKINFYNNCFSMPILKDLLEHTVNWSKMNVEQYPAPLECYDRLAHVSRVRFAQLCLQLLETLRAIRQTKNISFATDNCPKCGECCVYGQGARFCFCWH